In the genome of Planctomycetota bacterium, one region contains:
- a CDS encoding acetylxylan esterase, translated as MAEPSSVLGSRDLSAMVFEHLLALGAPLFEQMRARKQKVQTPDEVLEHQRYVRDTFTQLIGGLPERTPLNPRRLGRLLRRGYTIEKVIFESRPCFYVTANLYLPERRRDAAPAVLVPCGHAREGKAYPEYQRLAQALAAGGFAVLVYDPLGQGERSQYWDALKGDSRVGLCCPEHEYAGTQSLLTGVNLASYRIWDGIRALDYLCLRDEVDVTRLGCTGCSGGGTLTAYLFALDDRLRAAMPVCYITSREAWLATGMIADAEQVQDHAIERGIDHSDLLIAGAPRAVRIGAASHDYFPIEGTRRAFDEVKRMYAILGAEGMADLVVAEGEHGFSQPLREAACQWLQLWLGDPGADTREPDMPLEREEDLRCAPDGQVHNLGSRTVFCFTRDRALTLPPPPPELATRGEAEEWQTSLRSRLRELLNCPSGPGAPPCDQVGVFYRGKCGIEQLTFRSERGITVPALLFVPDKDPERRPGILYVHEQGKDAEAGPAGVIEMLANEGNVVLAIDVRGVGETHSIGAVPRDYAFMGTDGYHFYQYGMLGHSLVGRRVHDVLRSIAVLAERPEVDPARLSIVGQGSGALLALFAAALDERITTTVCCNGLVSYRALATNEFHSWRPPDFVSGILPVCDLPEVAACVAPRRLVLAGPVDHMRRRLPQAEAEAAYAWAQRVYQLFEAEENLVVSTVAL; from the coding sequence GTGGCGGAACCCTCCAGCGTCCTTGGCAGCAGAGACCTCTCTGCGATGGTGTTCGAACACCTTCTGGCTCTTGGCGCGCCGCTCTTCGAGCAGATGCGCGCCCGCAAGCAGAAGGTGCAAACGCCCGACGAGGTGCTCGAGCACCAGCGCTACGTGCGCGACACGTTCACCCAACTGATCGGAGGCTTGCCCGAGCGGACGCCACTGAACCCGCGCCGCCTCGGGCGACTCCTCCGGCGCGGCTACACGATCGAGAAGGTGATCTTCGAGAGCCGCCCCTGCTTCTACGTCACGGCCAACCTTTACCTGCCCGAGCGCCGCCGCGATGCGGCGCCCGCCGTGCTCGTGCCCTGCGGCCACGCGCGGGAGGGCAAGGCGTACCCCGAGTACCAGAGACTCGCCCAGGCGCTCGCGGCCGGCGGCTTCGCGGTGCTCGTCTACGACCCCCTCGGCCAGGGCGAACGGAGCCAGTACTGGGACGCCCTCAAGGGCGACTCGCGCGTGGGCCTCTGCTGCCCCGAGCACGAGTACGCCGGCACCCAGAGCCTGCTGACGGGCGTCAATCTGGCCAGCTACCGCATCTGGGATGGGATCCGCGCCCTCGACTACCTGTGTCTTCGCGACGAGGTGGACGTGACCCGCCTCGGCTGCACCGGCTGCTCGGGCGGCGGCACGCTCACGGCCTACCTCTTCGCCCTGGACGACCGCCTCCGCGCCGCGATGCCCGTCTGCTACATCACCAGCCGCGAAGCCTGGCTCGCCACGGGCATGATCGCCGATGCCGAGCAGGTGCAGGACCACGCCATCGAGCGCGGCATTGACCACAGCGACCTGCTCATCGCAGGGGCGCCGCGCGCCGTGCGCATCGGCGCGGCCAGCCACGACTACTTCCCCATCGAGGGCACGCGGCGCGCCTTCGACGAGGTCAAGCGGATGTACGCCATTCTCGGGGCCGAGGGCATGGCCGACCTCGTCGTGGCCGAAGGCGAGCACGGCTTCAGCCAGCCCCTTCGTGAGGCGGCCTGCCAGTGGCTCCAGCTCTGGCTGGGCGACCCCGGCGCCGACACCCGCGAGCCCGACATGCCGCTCGAACGGGAGGAGGACCTCCGGTGCGCGCCCGACGGGCAGGTGCACAACCTCGGCAGCCGCACGGTGTTCTGCTTCACCCGCGACCGCGCCCTCACGCTGCCGCCCCCGCCGCCCGAGCTGGCGACCCGCGGCGAGGCCGAAGAGTGGCAGACCAGCCTCCGCTCGCGCCTGCGCGAGCTCCTCAACTGCCCCAGCGGCCCGGGGGCGCCGCCCTGCGACCAGGTGGGCGTCTTCTACCGCGGCAAGTGCGGCATCGAGCAGCTCACGTTCCGCAGCGAGCGCGGCATCACGGTTCCCGCGCTGCTCTTCGTGCCCGACAAAGACCCTGAGCGCAGGCCCGGCATCCTCTACGTCCACGAGCAGGGCAAGGACGCCGAAGCCGGCCCCGCCGGCGTCATCGAGATGCTGGCGAACGAGGGGAACGTCGTGCTCGCCATTGACGTGCGCGGCGTCGGCGAGACGCATTCCATCGGCGCTGTCCCGCGCGACTACGCGTTCATGGGCACCGACGGCTATCACTTCTACCAGTACGGCATGCTGGGCCACAGCCTGGTGGGCAGGCGGGTCCACGACGTATTGCGGTCCATCGCCGTGCTGGCCGAGCGGCCCGAGGTGGACCCCGCCCGCCTGAGCATCGTGGGGCAGGGGAGCGGCGCGCTGCTCGCGCTCTTCGCCGCCGCACTGGACGAGCGGATCACCACGACCGTCTGCTGCAATGGCCTTGTCAGCTACCGCGCCCTGGCGACGAACGAGTTCCATTCCTGGCGGCCGCCCGACTTCGTGAGCGGCATCCTGCCCGTGTGCGACCTGCCCGAGGTGGCCGCGTGCGTGGCCCCGCGACGACTGGTCCTGGCGGGTCCGGTGGACCACATGCGGCGCCGTCTGCCCCAGGCTGAAGCCGAGGCCGCCTATGCCTGGGCACAGCGCGTCTATCAGCTCTTCGAGGCCGAGGAGAATCTGGTCGTCTCGACAGTTGCGCTGTAG
- a CDS encoding type II toxin-antitoxin system prevent-host-death family antitoxin, whose amino-acid sequence MNIKAARKQFSDIVRAAERGETVVLTRRGKSVARIAPAAEAGGAPLPDLRAFRASIARKGQPLSRTVVGLRDEERY is encoded by the coding sequence ATGAACATCAAGGCAGCTCGCAAGCAGTTCAGCGACATTGTCCGCGCCGCGGAACGTGGTGAGACGGTGGTGCTCACCCGTCGCGGCAAGAGCGTGGCCCGCATCGCGCCCGCCGCAGAAGCAGGAGGCGCCCCGTTGCCCGACCTCCGAGCCTTCAGGGCCTCGATTGCGCGGAAGGGGCAACCGTTGTCTCGCACGGTCGTCGGCCTGCGCGACGAGGAACGCTACTGA
- a CDS encoding type II toxin-antitoxin system VapC family toxin, whose product MAYLDTSLLAAYYCPEPLSTAVQKAILETASPTISPLVEIEFCSAVALKVRTREFDGATANKVVSLFRLHVTDHRYAIVPIEAREYDLAREWIGRFAVPLRALDALHLAAAFANDLTLLTTDKPLARCAQQFGVKHRLIS is encoded by the coding sequence ATGGCCTACCTCGACACAAGCCTGCTCGCGGCCTACTACTGCCCCGAGCCCCTGAGCACGGCGGTTCAGAAGGCCATCCTCGAGACAGCGAGCCCAACGATCAGCCCGCTCGTCGAGATCGAGTTCTGCTCCGCCGTCGCACTCAAGGTGCGAACGCGGGAGTTCGATGGCGCGACGGCCAACAAGGTTGTGTCCTTGTTCCGGCTTCACGTTACCGACCACCGCTACGCAATCGTACCCATCGAAGCCCGCGAATATGACCTGGCACGCGAGTGGATCGGGCGCTTCGCCGTGCCGCTCCGCGCGCTCGACGCGCTGCATCTGGCAGCCGCCTTCGCCAACGACCTGACGCTCCTCACCACGGACAAGCCCCTGGCCCGCTGCGCGCAGCAGTTCGGCGTCAAGCACCGCCTCATCTCCTGA
- a CDS encoding DUF72 domain-containing protein, with the protein MIAVGTSGYQYSDWKGPFYPDSVPRGGELEYYAEHFNTVELNFTYYRMPSFRTIEAMVKKTPPGFTFWVKANEATTHQQDRSVAAAFNEAMAPAREAGRLAGVLCQFPYSFRNTERHRAYLAALAEDFPHDPLVVEFRNAQWANQAVFSFLRAHRLGFCCVDEPALPGLMPRIAVATAPTAYVRFHSRDASKWYEGGGKERYNYRYRRDELEEWLPKIQQLDAEAENVYIFFNNCHAGHAAVNAEEFKKLLADLGVIR; encoded by the coding sequence GTGATCGCCGTCGGCACCTCGGGATATCAGTACTCGGACTGGAAGGGGCCCTTCTACCCCGACTCGGTGCCGAGGGGCGGCGAGCTGGAGTACTATGCGGAGCATTTCAACACGGTCGAGCTGAACTTCACGTACTACCGCATGCCCAGCTTCCGCACCATCGAGGCGATGGTGAAGAAGACGCCGCCCGGTTTCACCTTCTGGGTGAAGGCCAACGAGGCCACCACGCACCAGCAGGACCGTAGCGTGGCCGCGGCGTTCAACGAGGCGATGGCGCCGGCGCGCGAGGCGGGCCGCCTGGCGGGCGTGCTGTGCCAGTTTCCCTACTCCTTCCGCAACACCGAGCGCCACCGCGCCTATCTCGCGGCGCTGGCCGAGGACTTCCCCCACGACCCGCTGGTCGTGGAGTTCCGCAACGCCCAGTGGGCGAACCAGGCGGTCTTCAGCTTCCTGCGGGCCCACAGGCTGGGGTTCTGCTGCGTGGACGAGCCGGCCCTCCCCGGCCTGATGCCGCGCATCGCCGTCGCCACGGCCCCGACGGCCTACGTCCGCTTCCACAGCCGCGATGCCAGCAAGTGGTACGAGGGCGGCGGCAAGGAGCGCTACAACTACCGCTATCGCCGCGACGAACTCGAGGAATGGCTGCCCAAGATCCAGCAGCTCGACGCCGAAGCCGAGAACGTCTACATCTTCTTCAACAACTGCCACGCGGGGCACGCTGCCGTCAACGCCGAAGAGTTCAAGAAGCTCCTCGCTGACCTGGGGGTGATCAGGTGA